One genomic region from Pseudomonas hormoni encodes:
- a CDS encoding LysR family transcriptional regulator, translated as MRKSLMRMTLRQLQIFNEVCDLRSYSRAADEMSLTQPAVSLQIRQLEELIGQPLFDYVGKKLYMTEAAEALQRASRDIFGRLENLDMQLSDMQGSLQGQLKLAVESSAKYFVPHLFAAFKRQHPEVNLQLTVVNRGQVIRRLSDNRDDLVIMSMVPQDMGLEFLPFLNNPIVAVAPPDHPLCHMGPLRLQDLEPYTLLLREPGSGTRLACEEYFKEKRVHFNQTQEVASAEAQRECVLAGLGVALLTRHALNLELATGGLIELPVEELPLFRSWCLVQAKAKRLSPVAHAFLAFIRSERVQISALVERFDGKLRALPASS; from the coding sequence ATGCGTAAGTCATTGATGCGTATGACATTGCGTCAATTGCAGATCTTCAATGAAGTCTGTGATTTGCGATCCTACAGCCGCGCTGCGGACGAAATGTCGCTCACACAACCCGCCGTGAGCCTGCAGATTCGTCAACTTGAGGAGCTGATTGGTCAACCGCTGTTCGATTACGTCGGCAAAAAGCTCTACATGACGGAAGCCGCCGAAGCCCTTCAGCGTGCCAGCCGGGACATTTTCGGGCGCCTGGAAAACCTCGACATGCAGCTGTCGGACATGCAGGGCTCGCTACAGGGCCAGTTGAAACTGGCGGTGGAATCCAGCGCCAAGTATTTCGTGCCGCACCTGTTTGCCGCGTTCAAACGCCAGCATCCGGAGGTCAACCTGCAACTGACGGTGGTCAACCGTGGGCAAGTGATTCGGCGTCTCTCCGACAACCGCGACGACCTGGTGATCATGTCCATGGTGCCTCAGGACATGGGGCTGGAGTTTCTGCCGTTCCTCAACAACCCGATCGTCGCCGTGGCACCGCCGGATCATCCGTTGTGCCACATGGGCCCGTTGCGTTTGCAGGACCTCGAACCCTACACGCTGCTACTGCGCGAACCCGGCTCGGGAACGCGACTGGCGTGCGAAGAGTATTTCAAGGAAAAACGCGTGCACTTCAACCAGACCCAGGAGGTCGCATCGGCCGAAGCCCAGCGTGAATGTGTGCTGGCGGGTCTGGGCGTTGCGCTGTTGACGCGCCACGCCCTGAACCTGGAGTTGGCGACCGGTGGATTGATCGAGTTACCGGTCGAGGAACTGCCGCTGTTTCGCAGCTGGTGCCTGGTGCAGGCCAAGGCCAAGCGGCTATCGCCGGTGGCCCACGCATTCCTTGCGTTTATCCGCAGCGAACGGGTGCAGATCAGCGCCCTGGTTGAGCGTTTCGACGGGAAGTTGCGGGCGCTGCCTGCCAGTAGTTGA
- a CDS encoding PA3496 family putative envelope integrity protein, with protein MAQPYEERNSAVKTRRQQEDQRRMEFRRAIEDRCERRQLLAEIGDFPDLELNYWQAAPATSRRNAQPGR; from the coding sequence ATGGCCCAGCCCTACGAAGAACGCAACAGCGCCGTCAAAACCCGTCGTCAGCAAGAAGACCAGCGCCGCATGGAATTTCGCCGCGCCATCGAAGATCGCTGCGAGCGCCGCCAGTTGCTGGCCGAGATCGGCGATTTTCCTGATCTGGAACTCAACTACTGGCAGGCAGCGCCCGCAACTTCCCGTCGAAACGCTCAACCAGGGCGCTGA
- the hexR gene encoding transcriptional regulator HexR, translated as MNLLQHIAQSRHLLRKSELKVADHVLLDPAAVMHSSMADLAHSVGISEPTIVRFCRAIGCSGFQDLKLKLAQSLAAGASFGQFAIHEDDSVADYSLKIFDTTLHTLMEVREKLDPVELQRAVSLMSQAQRVEFYGFGASGAVAADAQHKFFRLLLTAAAYSDPHMQAMSAVTLKPTDVAICISQSGRSKDLLITANLVRESGASLITLCPSQTPLAELSTVNLAIDVHEDTEIYTPLTSRIAHLVVIDVLAMGVAMARGPSLVNHLKSVKRSLRSLRLSPKSVKALDD; from the coding sequence TTGAATCTGCTGCAACACATCGCCCAGTCACGCCACCTGTTACGCAAGTCGGAGCTGAAGGTCGCCGACCACGTGCTGCTTGATCCAGCGGCGGTGATGCACAGTTCCATGGCCGACCTGGCCCACAGTGTGGGCATCAGCGAGCCGACCATCGTGCGGTTCTGCCGCGCCATTGGTTGCTCCGGGTTTCAGGATCTGAAACTGAAGCTGGCGCAGAGCCTCGCGGCCGGTGCGAGCTTCGGCCAGTTTGCGATCCATGAAGACGACTCGGTCGCCGACTACAGCCTGAAAATTTTCGACACCACCCTGCACACCCTGATGGAGGTTCGCGAGAAGCTCGATCCGGTGGAGTTGCAGCGCGCGGTGTCGCTGATGTCCCAGGCCCAGCGTGTCGAGTTTTATGGCTTTGGCGCCTCGGGTGCCGTGGCTGCGGATGCCCAGCACAAATTCTTCCGTTTGCTGCTGACGGCGGCCGCGTATTCCGACCCGCACATGCAGGCGATGTCGGCGGTCACGTTGAAGCCGACCGACGTGGCGATCTGCATTTCCCAATCCGGGCGTTCCAAGGATTTGTTGATCACCGCGAACCTGGTGCGCGAAAGCGGCGCCTCGCTGATCACCTTGTGCCCGAGCCAGACGCCGTTGGCTGAACTGTCGACCGTCAACCTGGCGATCGATGTGCACGAAGACACTGAAATCTATACGCCGCTGACCTCGCGCATCGCCCACCTGGTGGTGATCGACGTGTTGGCGATGGGCGTGGCCATGGCGCGCGGGCCGAGCCTGGTCAACCACCTCAAGAGCGTTAAACGCAGCCTTCGCAGCTTGCGGTTGTCGCCCAAGTCGGTCAAAGCCCTCGACGATTGA